The genomic DNA TCCGTGCGGGTTCGCAGAACAAGCAGCAGATCAGCGAGGACGGGGAGCTGCTCGTGGAGCAGAAGTTCGTCGTGTCGGGTCGTCTGTTCGAGGACGTCGTCGTCGCTGCCTGACGTCCCCTCTGATCGGGCCGGGCGCGTTCCTGCGGCTGGAGCGCGCCCGGTCCTCAACTTCTCATCAGCCGCGAGCCGTGAAACACCCACAGCCGCAAGGAGATTCACCATGCCTGAGAGCAGAAGCGTGACCATCAACCTCGACGCGAACGTCGAGAAGTTCATCGAGTCGATGGAGAACGCGCGCAGCGCAGTCGAGGCGTTGAACGCCGAGCGAGCGCGAGCGAACGGCGTCTCCGTTCCGAGCAACCATGTCTCACTGTCCTGGGACGGCCTGCGCAACGTCGGCAACCTGCGTATCAACGGCTTAGACGTCTCGCAGATGGTCAACCGCGACCTCAAGATCGAGGTCGGCGACGATGACGATTTCCCGACGCTGACCATCCACATCCCGATGGAAACCACCGACTACGAGGGGCTGTCTCACGTCGAGATCCCCGAGGACCAGGTCGCGCTGCTCGAGCAGCTGGGCTGGACCCGCCCGGAGGGTGACGCCTGATGGCCGCCGCGAAGAAGGCTGCCGACGTGCAGGACCCGGCCGCGTTCGACTTCGAGGCGTTCCTCAACGGGTTCGAGGTCGACGAGGAGACCGTGACGGTCTTCCAGATCAACCGCACCAAGGAGTTCACCGAAGCCCAGGCCGAGGCTGACGCCGCGCTCACATGGGCTCGGATCGCTGAAGCCGAGGGCGACGACGACGCGCAGAAGAAGCACGCTGCCGAGGCCCGCAAGCACGCGAACCGTGCGAAGCGCCTCCGCGACGAGATGGACGCGTCAGCGGTGAAGTTCCGAATCCGCGCGATCGACCCTGACACCTGGCGCGAGTTCGTCAACCGATCCATGGCGAACAAGAGCCTCGACCTGCGACACGAGCAGCTGGCCGTGCAGGTCGTCGAGCCGAAGCTGACCGCCGATCAGTGGCGCGAGTTCGGGAAGCGCATCGGTGCTGGCCGGTTCCTCGACATCTACACGGCGGCGCTCGACCTCACTGAGCGTTCGGTGGTGTTGCCGGATTTCTCGCCGAGCACCTCGGAAGTCCTGGGCAGGAAGGGCTCGTCTCAGAGCTGAGGTGCGCCCGATCGTACGGGCTGAGCATGTCGCAGTGGCGGGCGTGGCGGTACGAGGACCGTGCCGCCGCGCTCGCGTTGCAGGAGCTCGAGGACGGGCTGTGCCCGGGGTGCGGTAACCCGCTGCACGAGACGACCGACGAGGCGAACGTCGCGGCGTACCGGATGGCCCCGCCGACACCCTGCTACTCGTGCAAGGCGCAGGAGGCGGCGCACAGGGCTGCCCGCGAGGACCAGCGCGGCTGGATGCGGTTCGGCCGTCCGCAGCTCAGGCGCCGTCGCCGGTAGAGCGTCGCGCTTTCCGGGCGCGATGTTCGGCGAGGTGACCGCGCGCTAGCCACCATCCTGCGCCGGCTGCCGCGATGACGAGGCCGAGGTAGAAGACCGGCCCGGTGTCTGACATCGGCTCTGCGGCTCCGATCAGGAACGCGACCACCGCGATGACCATCCCGCCGGCCATGAGTGTCGCCGGCGTCGTCTTGTTACTGCCCTTCATCCCCATCCCCCTCTGCTCAGAGCGCTGAGCGTACCCCTGATCGGAGGTGCGGGATGTCCGATCGCCGCCAAGTCAAGGTCGACCTCGACGCCTCTGTTGAGGGGTACATCGCGAAGATCGAGGCTGCGGCGGCGGCCACCGATCAGCTTGCGTCGAAGGGTGACCGGGCGTCGCGGGACACGAAGGCGCTCGGGCAGTCCACGGCCTCCGCGTCGGCGAACGTTGACCGGCTCGGCAGCGCGTCGCGTAAGGCTGCTGCGGACCAGGACCGTCTCGGCCGATCGATCCAGACCACGCAGAAGCTGTCGGACCGGTCGTCGCTGTCCATCGGCAGCCTTGTCGTCGCGGCGGCAGCTCTCGGCCCCGGCCTGGTGCCGCTCGCCGGCGCCGCGACTGCGGCTGGCATCGGCCTCGCGGGCATGGGTGTCGCGGGCGGCCTGGCGATCTACGGCATCTCGAACGCGATGAAGTCGTCCGGGCCCCAGGCTGCGGCGTACGCGTCCGGCCTGTCGTCGCTCAAGGGGAACCTCGACGACCTCGCTGCGACGGCGGCCGCAAACGTGCTCGGCCCGTTCCAGTCCCAGGTCACCGGGCTGCAGTCGCGCATGCCCGCGTTGACGAAGTCCGTTGCTGGGCTGTCGTCGTCGTTCGGCATCGCGGCCTCACACGGCGCGTCCGGGCTGCTTAACATCTTCCAGTCGCTCGACCCGCTGATGCAGACGATCGGCCTGCACGCCGTCGACCTGTCCGCGAAGTTCGAGACCTGGACCAAGGGGTCCGGGATGCGCGACTTCGCATCCTGGGCACAGTCACAGCTGCCCGCGGTCGAGCAGATGCTCGCCGAGTTAATCCCGGCCGTGGGTCACCTGATCGCGGCCTTTGGCCCACTGGGCGGTCAGACCGTCGCGGCGATCACTGCGCTCGCGTCGGCAATCAACGCGATCCCGACGCCGGTCCTCACAGCGCTGGTGACCCTCGCTGTCCAGGGGGGCCTGGCGTTCAAGGCGTGGAACGGGCTCGCAGCGATCGTCGGTGGCTTGTCCGGCGCCATGACCCGGCTCGGCGCGTCGTCGACGGCGTCCGCCGCGGGCATGACCGCTGCCGGTACCGCGGCGAAGGCATCCGCTGTCGGCATGACGACCGCTACCGGTGCTGCTACCCGTCTCGCTGCTGCGCAGCGGCTCCTGGTGGCGGCTGCCCCCGTCGTCGGGGTCGCTGCACTCGCCTCCAGCCTGGCGCAGTTCCAGACCCAGGCCATGATGGGCGGTCACTCCGCGTCCGAGCTGTCGACCGAGCTCGGCGCGCTGGGGAAGAACGCGAACCTGTCGGGTGAGGCGTTCCGCATGTTCGGTGGCGGGCAGGGCATGGGCCCGTTCCGCAACGACGTCATCACGACCGACGAGGCGTTGCAGCGGTTCGGTGTGAACGCGCGCGGTCACTTCGCGTCGTTCAACGACGGGTTCACGGACTGGCTCGGCAACCTGCAGGACGGGTCGCGCCGGTCGAACGAGTTCAAGGAGTCCGTCACCCGCATGGATGGCGGGCTGGCTCAGATGGTCCAGTCGGGGCACGCGGATCAGGCTCGTGCGTCGTACGAGAAGCTGATGTCGGCGATCGACCCGAAGGACCGTCCGGCGGTCGCGGCGATGTTCTCGCAGTACAACACGGCACTCAAGGAGACGAAGACCACTGCCGCGTCTGCGGCCCCGCAGGTCGACGCGTTTGGTCAGGAGATCAAGCGGACCGGCATCGCGGCTAAGGACGCTGCGGAGGCTACGAAGCGCCTCGCTGACGGGTACAAGTCTCTCGGGCAGGGTCTCCTTGGCGAGCGTGACTCGGCGCGTGGGTTCCAGCAGGCCATCGACGACGCGAACTCGGCGGTCAAGGAGAACGGCCGAACCCTCGACATCAGCACGTCGAAGGGTCGCGCGAACCAGGCTGCACTGGACGGTATCGCGTCGTCGGCGACTGGGTACGCGTCGTCGATCCTCAAGGCTGGCGGGTCGCAGGCGCAGGCGAATGCCGTTCTCGCGGCTGGCCGTTCGTCGTTCATCCAGAACGCGACAGCCATGGGCATGTCGAAGACCCAGGCTGAGGGGCTCGCGAACTCGCTGTTCAAGCTGCCGAAGGGTGTCAGTACCACTGTCGCGGTTCCGGGCCTTCCTGGCGCGTCGTATGGCATCGACCAGTTCGGGCAGAAGGTCATCCAGCTCGACGGCCGGAACGTGAGTATCCCGGTGTCGACGCCGGGTGCGCAGGCGATCATCGCGAACCTCGCTGGGATCTCGGCGAAGGCGATGTCGATGAACGGGTCGAAGATCGTCATTACGCCGTCGGCTCCGTTGGCGGCTGCTGTGAAGCGGCAGATCGACGGTCTGGCGTCGGCTCGGGTGAACGCTGACGGGACGATCACGATCGACTCGAAGGCTCCGTCTGCGGCGGCGGACACGGCGAAGATCCGGTCGCTGACGTCGGCGGCGCAGACGGCGGACAAGCAGTCCCCGAACATCCACACGTCGACGGACGCCCCGGAGTCGCGGCGTTCGGTGGAGGCTGCGACTCGAGCCGCTCAGACGCTCGACAAGCAGTCCCCGACGATCACGACATCGACGAACGCGAACGGTACGAAGACCGTGGTGATCTCGTTGCTGAACGCGACGAAGGACAAGAGCGCCCGGATCACGTACACCACGAACGCGGCCAGCGCGGCTGGCGGTGTTCGGTCGCTGCTGTCGACGGCGGTCGACGTGACACGGTCCATCACGTACAAGGTCCGCACGATCGGTGGTGTCGCCAGGGCTGGCCGTGAGGTCATGGCCGGTAACGCGACCGGTGGTATCGGTGGTGTGCTCCCCGGCTACCAGACCGGCGGCGAGGCGTTCGACGCGCTGCGTGGCGGGCAGGTTCGTGGCCCGGGGTCGCGTACGTCGGACTCGGTCCTCGCGAAGGGCCGCGCCGGGCACTACGCCCTGTCGAACTTCGAGCACGTGTGGACCGGTGACGAGGTCGAGAAGGGCGGCGGCCACGCCACCCAGTACGCGATGCGTGCGCTCGCCCGCCAGGGCCGCCTGGAGAAGATCGTCCGTGCCGGGATGGTCGCCGGGTACGCAGGCGGCGGCGCCGCGTCCGGGCTGCCCGGGTACGCAGGCGGTGGTGAGTCGCTGATCGGGTGGAACCCCGACATCAGCAGCATCATCCAGCTGACCGGGTCGCTGCGCGTGGACGCTCAGACGATCTCGGAGACGAAGGGCCGGCTGAAGGGGTTCACGGACGCGCTCGCGAAGGCGAACCGTGACCTGCGGGCGGCCCGGGCTCGCCGTGATGGCCTGGACAAGCACGCGTCGCACGCGCAGCGGGTCGCGGCAGCGAACGCGGTCACGAACGCCCTGGCGAAGCAGGCCAAGGCGCAGGACAACGTGAACGCTGCGACCGCGTCGTACAACGCGCAGGTGTCGGCGTCGAAGAAGACCGACGGGCAGCTGTTCGTGCAGGCGACGGGCAACACGTCGTACATGACCAGGCAGTTCCTCGACGACCTGGACACGATCCGGAAGAAGGGGCAGCCGAAGCTGGCGCTGTCGCTGTTGCAGGACGGGTCGGCGACGGCGCAGCGTACGGCGCGGTCCCTGGCGAAGGGGTCAGCGTCGCAGCTGCTCGCGGCTGCCCGGGGTGTGGCGTACAACGACGCGCTCGAGGACCGGCGCGCGAAGCTGCTCGGCCAGCTGGACGGGTCGACGAAGAAGGCGCTGCAGGAGAAGAAGGCTGCTGACCTGGCCGCGAAGCAGGAGAAGGCGAAGGCGGCGCGTGAGGCTGCTGCGGCGGCGGTGAAGGCTCGCCGGGACGCGAACATGGCGCTGATCGGGCTGCGGGGTGCGACGAACCAGGCGTACGCGATGGCCGGCCCGCAGGTGTCGTCGTACGCCGGCCCGTCGGTGCGGCAGATCGTGACCGAGGTCGTCGGTGCGCTGCCCGTCCCGACGGTGCAGCCGGGCCAGACCGTGGTGAAGCTCGACGGTCGTGTGATCGGGCAGTCGACCACTACCTACCAGGCGCAGCAGGCGTCGTACGGCTCGACGATCCCGGGGGTGGAGCGATGATCGACCTGACGCCACAGCAGCCGACACGGGTCGTGTTCGACCAGGCGGCCCGGTACGACTCGTTCCCGGTGGTCGCGCGGAACAAGACGGTCGTGGTCGCCCTGTGGCGGTCCGCGAAGGAGTACGGGCACGCGACGGACCCGACGTCGCACGCGAAGGGCGCGACGTCGACGAACAACGGGATGACGTGGACGCAGCGGGGCATGGTGTGGGACGCCCCGTCCACGACGGCCGGTGTGTCCCCGGTCGGTGTCGTGTGGGTCGAGAAGGTCGCACGGTTCTACGCGCTGATGGTCGTCGTCGCCGGCACCGGCACCCCGAAGACGTACACCCAGGAGCTCGTCACCTCGACCGACGGGGCGAAGTGGACGCGGGTCGGGCCGGTGCCGTTCGCGGGCGCGTCGTGGGCTTTCGGGAACGACCTCGCGACCCGCACCCTGCCCGACGGCACGGTGCAGCTGGTCGCGACGGCGTACGGGCGTGGCCCTGGCGCGGCCCACTGGGAGCCGATGTACGTCGTGTCGACGAACATGGGTGCGACGTGGTCGCCGGCGATCTTCCCGAACCGTGCCGCGGTGAACGCTGACCTGGCGGAGCCGAAGCTGGTGTGGGACGGGTCGCAGTGGGTGATGGCGGTCCGGTGCGACGTCGATTACGTGACGCGCACGTCCCGGTCGCGTGACCTGGTCACCTGGGATGGGTGGTCGGAGGCGGTCGGTGGCGCGTCGGGGTCGCCGACGATCGCGCAGGTCGCTGACGACACGCTGATGCTGGTGTACCGGCAGCAGCCGGTGATCGACGGCACGCACGGCCCGTTCCGGTGGGCGCTGTCGGTCGACGGCGGCCGGAACTTCTCGACGTACCCGGACCCGACGAACCTGGGCCTGTACGCGATGTACGCCGGGGTGGTGCGTAACCCTGACGGGTCCGTGCTGATGGTTTTCTCCGTCGAGGACGAACCGAACCGGCTGTGGGCGACCGCGTCGGTGCGGGCGATGACGTTCCGGCCGCAGGAGATCACCGTCACCGAGGTCGTCGACGACGGCGCACCGCACATCCTCATCACCGCGACGTCGGCGCTGTCGTCGCTGATCCGCGTCACCATCGACCCCCGCACCGGCCGGGAGGTCCGCAACGGTGTCCGCACCACGTCGGAGGACTCCCGCACCTGGCGCGACTACGAGCTGCAGCAGGGTGTGCAGGCCCGGTACGAGATCAACGGCCGGTCCACGGATACGGTGACGATGCCGACGTTGGAGGCGACGTACCTGGTGCACCCGTACCGGCCGGGCCTGTCGATCCCGGTCGAGGTCGAGTCCGACGACGACCGGACCCGGGCACTGGACGCCACGTTCGTGGATGTGCCGGGTCGTGACGACGTGATCGTGGTCCGGTCGGGTCGGCGCCGGAAGCAGGCCGGGTCGACGTCGTTCGCGACCTCGACGCTCGCGGACGCGGACCGGCTCGACGCGCTGCTGGATGACGGTGGCCCGCTGTTCATCTCGGCGCACCCGGGGCTGGACCTGCCGTCGTGGGTGCAGCCGTTGGAGGTGAAGCGCGCCCGGGTCACGGACGTGTGCGACGACTTCGAGCGGGTGTGGTCGATGTCGTGGCAGCAGATCCGGCGGCCGTCGACGGTGCCGCTGCCTGAGCGGTTGCGGATCCGGGACATGGCGTTGCCGATCGACGACATGCACCGCACGATCGCGGACGGTGCTGCGAAGCCCGCCGATCTCCTCTGACACGCGAACAGCCCACGGGCACAACAGGATCGGGAGGACCCGGCGTGGCTCTGACTGGTGCGCACATCAAGACCGCGCTAGCGTCGGTGGGTGCGGTCGGTGGTCAGGTCGTCACGTTCGACCGGCTCGCGGCCGGCGCGAACGAGGCCATGAAGATGATGGGCGTCCGGACGCTGAATCAGGCGGCGGCGTTCCTCGCGACGATGGCGCAGGAGTCGGCGTACTTCCGCACGACGAGGGAGTACGGCACCGGGCAGCGGTACGCCCCGTACATCGGGCGCACGTTCGAGCAGGTGACGTGGCAGTCGAATTACCGGGCGTTCGGGTCGTGGGCCAAGAGCAAGGGCCTGGTCACTGACGGCAACGTGTTCGTGAACAACCCGTCCGCGCTCGGCGACATGCGGTGGGCGTGGCTCGGTGGCGTCTGGTACTGGACGATCCCCCGCACCACGTGGGGCACGTACAAGAACCTGATGCAGGTCGCCGACACCGGCTCGATTCTGCTGGTGTCGCGTGCGGTGAACCGTGGCACACCGTTGTCGACGGGCACCCCGTACGGCATGACCGAGCGCACGCGCATGTTCAACGCGTTCAAGGCGCTCGGGTCGAGCATCGTCCCGACGGCCGCGTCGGCGCCGAAGCCTCCCGTGACGTCGCCGACAACGCAGCCGTCCGGGACGATCCTCGGCACCCCCGGGCAGATCGTCGCCTCAGCGAACGCGCTGTGGACGAAGTACAAGGGCAAGTACTACGGCACCGCCTGGCCGGGCCTGGCCGAGCTCGGCCGGCAGCCGGAGTACTGGTGCGCGGACTTCGTTCGTCTCGCGATCCGCAAGGGCACCGGGTACGACTGGGCGAAGTACTGCAGCAGCCCGGCGTACACCCCGGCGCTTGTGGCGTGGATGAAGAAGGACGACCTGTGGGATCAGGTGTCGTACGCGGCGGCGAAGCCGGGCGACGTGATCTTCTACCTGCGGTCGAACGGGACGCCGTATCACGTTGGCATCGTTGAGTTTTCGCAGACGACAGGTCACAACCTGCGCACGATCGAGGGCAACACCAGCACGCCGGGCATCAGCGAGTCGATGTCGAATGGTGGCACCGTCGCGAAGAAGACCCGCGACGACCGGACGTACTCCACGATCATCTTCCGCGGCACGTTCTGGACTCCCCCGACGCCGGCGCCGACCCCGGAGAACCCGACACCCACACCGGACGACCCAGTCGACCCGGAGCAGCCGAACCCGACGCCGCCCGACCCGACACCGGAGAACCCCGACCCGGAGCCTCCCGAGCCGTCGTGGCCGGACCCGCCGATCCTGAACCTGATCGACCGGCCGTTCGGGGACCTCGTCCGCACGATGCCCGTCGCGGACCTGACGGTGTCACCGGCGTTCTTAGCCGCGCACGTCGAGTCCCACGAGGTCGCTTCCCGCGTCGATGCGTGGCTCGGTGACCAGCCGGTGTGGCCCAACCTGCCGCTGCTGCAGGACGAGTCGTCCGTTCGGGTCGACCTCGACTCCAACGTGCGGCGCACCGCATCGTTGACGTTCCAGGCCGACTACGACTCCGACGGGCGAGACCTCGCCCGCGTCCTGATGCAGCCCGGCGTCGAGCTGCGGGTCACGACCGGTGTCCGGCACGGCAACGGTGCGTCCGAGCTCGTGCCGGTCCACACGGGCCGGTGCATGACCCCTTCGGCGTCGTGGCCGGAGGGCCGCATCCGGGTGGAGTCGCCGGACCTGATGGTGATGGTCGCGCAGAACGGGTTCACCCGACCGGTGGTGTCCAACCCGGCGTGCACGTACGTCGATGCGATCGCGTACTTAATCGAGGAGTGCGACCCGCAGGCGCAGATCGTGGACCTCACCGGCAACGACGAGACGATCCCCGAGGTCGTGTGGGCTGATGACCTCACGTCGCGGATCAACGCCGTCACCGCGTTGGCGGCGGCGATCGGCGCCCGCGTCTACGCCTCCCCCGTGCCGCACGTCTACGTCATCCGCCCGATCACGACACCGGGCGCGCCGGCGCTGTGGGAGTTCGCGCACAAGGAGACCCTGATCGACGTCGACACGAAGGTCGACTGGTCGAAGGTCTACAACGCGTGGCGGGTCGTGACCGAGCGCGCCGACCAGGCCGCGGTGCAGGGCGTGTACGAGGACACCAACCCGGCGTCCGCGACCCGCGTCGACGGCCCGTTCGGGGTGAACCGAAACACGATGCGCACGAGCCTGTTGACGTCACGGGAGCAGTGCGAGGCGGCAGCGAAGGCCCTGTGTGACCGGTCCGTCGGGAACCGCCTCGACGTCGCTTTCACCGGCCTGCGTAACCCGCTGCTCGAGGCCGACGACCCGATCACGGTCATCACCGACACCGACGCGTACGACCTCGTCCTCGGGTCCTTCACGGTGCCGTTGGGCAACCAGGGCGTCATCGACGCTCAGGCACGGTCGTTCGACATCTCCGCCCTGACGAGCCTGACCGGGGGTGCGTGATGCCACAGCCGCTGTTCGCGGCCCCGCCACCGCAGGCGAACACCGCCGAGGTCGCGTGGGTGCCGCAGCCAGGCGGGACTGGCCGGGTGATCGTCGTCTGGCTGGAGTCAGCGATCCCGGTCACGGTCTCCGCCGGGCTGACGCTCGCGCTCGGGGACGTGGTGTCCCTGACGCGCATCGGGCAGACGTACCGCGTCGACTCGATCGTCACGAAGGCGATCACCACACCCACCGAGCCGCCCGCGACCGAGGAGCCGGAGCCCCCGGCCCCGACCGACTGAAAGGCAGACCATGCTGACCTCTCCCACCACTGGCCTGCCGATCCTGCAGGGCACAGACTACGGCGACGTCATCGACGACTGGTCCCGCAGCCTCGACGCCGGCCTCGCCCGACGCACCGCCACACCGGTCCAGTCGTTCGCCCAGCTCGAGCAGCGGTTCCCCCGTAACCAGCTGGGTGAGGACGACTACCGGGCGGTCGTGCACGAGCCGGCGCAGATCCTCTACGAGTGGAATCAGACCGGGTGGGTCGTCACGGACATCGGGCTGAAGGCGTTCACGCCGTACTGGTACGCCGGGAAGGACCTCAGCGCGGCGTACGCGCCCGGCGGTGGGCTGACCGGGTGGTACCAGCGGATCCGCAGCCACTGCTTCTTCGAGATCCAGCACGACTGGAAGAGCGTCGACAACAAGGGCGACGACTACTACGTGTGGCAGCTGCCCCTGGAGACGGTCGACTGGAAGTCCTACCAGCTGTACGCGCGCTGTCAGATGGCGGCCGATGAGTCGGTCATCGAGATGGACGCGCAGCTGATCGGCACGAAGCATGTCGTCGTCACCCGCCGTGACGGGCAGCGGTTCCCGCTCGCGGCGCAGCGGTCCGCGTTGACGACGGGCGCCTGGTGGCGCCTGGGCGGTCGATTCCGGGTGGGTCGGGCATGACGAACCTCGTCCTCGACCTCGTCGCGCCGACGGGTGTGCCGTTGGCGGCGTCCGGGTGGTCCGCGCAGGTGACCGTCTCCTACGACCGGGACGTGTCGCTGATCGGGACCGGTAAGGCCCCGGCCGGTGTCGGTGTCCCGGTCGCGGTGACGGAGGCGAACCCGTCCCCGCTCGTAACGGTCACCCCGAACGACCTGCCCGAGCTGCCTGCCCGGTCGCGCGGGTTCGTCACGGTCGTCACGGCCACGTTCCGCCGCAACGCGCCGACGCCCGGGTACCACGACGTGACCCGCACCTGGCGGTACTCCATCACGCAGGCGCACGGCGCGCAGGTGCGGATGTCGGACCTGCCCGAGATCCCCGGCGGGTCGAACGACCGGTGGGCGATGGGGTACGCGCTGCTGTTCTTCAACGCCGCGACGAACACGTGGCCGACGCGG from Luteipulveratus halotolerans includes the following:
- a CDS encoding sialidase family protein, with the protein product MIDLTPQQPTRVVFDQAARYDSFPVVARNKTVVVALWRSAKEYGHATDPTSHAKGATSTNNGMTWTQRGMVWDAPSTTAGVSPVGVVWVEKVARFYALMVVVAGTGTPKTYTQELVTSTDGAKWTRVGPVPFAGASWAFGNDLATRTLPDGTVQLVATAYGRGPGAAHWEPMYVVSTNMGATWSPAIFPNRAAVNADLAEPKLVWDGSQWVMAVRCDVDYVTRTSRSRDLVTWDGWSEAVGGASGSPTIAQVADDTLMLVYRQQPVIDGTHGPFRWALSVDGGRNFSTYPDPTNLGLYAMYAGVVRNPDGSVLMVFSVEDEPNRLWATASVRAMTFRPQEITVTEVVDDGAPHILITATSALSSLIRVTIDPRTGREVRNGVRTTSEDSRTWRDYELQQGVQARYEINGRSTDTVTMPTLEATYLVHPYRPGLSIPVEVESDDDRTRALDATFVDVPGRDDVIVVRSGRRRKQAGSTSFATSTLADADRLDALLDDGGPLFISAHPGLDLPSWVQPLEVKRARVTDVCDDFERVWSMSWQQIRRPSTVPLPERLRIRDMALPIDDMHRTIADGAAKPADLL
- a CDS encoding DUF5047 domain-containing protein, encoding MALTGAHIKTALASVGAVGGQVVTFDRLAAGANEAMKMMGVRTLNQAAAFLATMAQESAYFRTTREYGTGQRYAPYIGRTFEQVTWQSNYRAFGSWAKSKGLVTDGNVFVNNPSALGDMRWAWLGGVWYWTIPRTTWGTYKNLMQVADTGSILLVSRAVNRGTPLSTGTPYGMTERTRMFNAFKALGSSIVPTAASAPKPPVTSPTTQPSGTILGTPGQIVASANALWTKYKGKYYGTAWPGLAELGRQPEYWCADFVRLAIRKGTGYDWAKYCSSPAYTPALVAWMKKDDLWDQVSYAAAKPGDVIFYLRSNGTPYHVGIVEFSQTTGHNLRTIEGNTSTPGISESMSNGGTVAKKTRDDRTYSTIIFRGTFWTPPTPAPTPENPTPTPDDPVDPEQPNPTPPDPTPENPDPEPPEPSWPDPPILNLIDRPFGDLVRTMPVADLTVSPAFLAAHVESHEVASRVDAWLGDQPVWPNLPLLQDESSVRVDLDSNVRRTASLTFQADYDSDGRDLARVLMQPGVELRVTTGVRHGNGASELVPVHTGRCMTPSASWPEGRIRVESPDLMVMVAQNGFTRPVVSNPACTYVDAIAYLIEECDPQAQIVDLTGNDETIPEVVWADDLTSRINAVTALAAAIGARVYASPVPHVYVIRPITTPGAPALWEFAHKETLIDVDTKVDWSKVYNAWRVVTERADQAAVQGVYEDTNPASATRVDGPFGVNRNTMRTSLLTSREQCEAAAKALCDRSVGNRLDVAFTGLRNPLLEADDPITVITDTDAYDLVLGSFTVPLGNQGVIDAQARSFDISALTSLTGGA